One Methylocaldum marinum DNA window includes the following coding sequences:
- a CDS encoding AAA family ATPase: MEIGKQLVFGPFRLDADNAVLWRDTETVNLPPKAFELLHYLLLNPGRLLTKDALLDAVWHHRHVSESVLKGSINELRKILADDPKSPTYIETIAKRGYRFIAEVWQLDGQEIRVPAMLPLAVHRFGSGAISTHWVGRRRELAWLKTRFERVKRGERQIVFFTGEAGIGKTTLIDMFLAGVDCPNLGLLRARCVETCGAGEAFMALLEALEAKCRDPGGPQLIDRLHRHAPTWLMQMTSLLTPDDKEKLSQAVLGATGARMLREAAELFETISTEFPLVLIIDDLHWGDFATVDLISLLGRRSTPAQLLVIATYRPVDVTLNQHPIRRIRQELQARGLCAELALSGLGEDEIKEYLALRYPEDRAHEALSSSLYRWTEGHPFFMVNLVDHLVGLGRLSSGVYDQSANLVIPDSLLEMIDAQIDRLSSSERRLLEIASVFGTEWSAALLAAVSGEDLATVELCCDELSRRGQMLDSCGADEWPDGVVAGRYCFRHSLYSEILYRRLAPGRRMQLHRSTGEWLENSYGGKAQKIAAELANHFELGRQSSKAISYLSLAAENALHRYANREAIHYFSHALSLAESLPKEERDVLAMKLMLKRGVVKRSMDDADGAVQDFVSVREIAAAAGLPLWELNALMEQCRVYYWVDRPRCLALVTQAVERARTLNDEMIEIYIVGSYAGWHNTLKGWSDDYIQDSRRALDLARATQNREMLNSELALHSNFNYARGDYRSAIAVAHEAREIAQHRGDALKYLICEALRIRSLIHLGELGEARRHAANALQMADRNGNVFAINHFTLLMSWIHELAFDYQGALHLCQSAKKKVQDQRISSSEFFGLIRLASAHLGLRQYAKAFENLFKADQLLEACQGLMDWYLRPLFYLGSGEYWLTQDQWENVEEQAGKLCELAALPPDPAYLALGHRLLAEVAIGRNALDTASAEVEQALSFLGKVEAPIAEWQVYATAAKLDSRKGHLQEAETYRCRSAEVLRRLADSMDQADALRQSLLQHPLLNGACE, translated from the coding sequence ATGGAAATCGGTAAGCAGCTGGTGTTCGGCCCATTTCGGCTGGACGCCGACAATGCGGTCTTGTGGCGAGACACGGAAACCGTGAACTTGCCGCCGAAAGCTTTCGAACTATTGCACTATTTGCTTTTGAACCCAGGTCGGCTGTTGACCAAGGATGCCTTGCTCGATGCGGTTTGGCATCATCGTCACGTGAGCGAATCGGTGCTGAAAGGAAGCATCAACGAATTGCGTAAAATTCTGGCGGATGATCCGAAGTCACCGACTTATATCGAGACGATAGCAAAGCGCGGATATCGTTTCATCGCCGAGGTGTGGCAGCTGGACGGCCAGGAAATTCGCGTGCCGGCGATGTTGCCGTTGGCGGTCCATCGCTTCGGTAGTGGTGCTATTTCGACGCACTGGGTAGGAAGGCGCAGGGAGTTGGCGTGGCTGAAGACCCGATTCGAGCGGGTTAAGCGCGGCGAGCGCCAAATCGTTTTCTTCACCGGTGAAGCCGGAATAGGGAAGACCACGCTAATCGATATGTTTCTGGCCGGGGTCGATTGTCCGAACCTAGGCTTATTGCGCGCCCGGTGCGTTGAAACCTGTGGCGCGGGAGAGGCGTTCATGGCATTGCTCGAAGCTTTGGAAGCCAAATGCCGAGATCCCGGCGGACCGCAGTTGATCGACCGCTTACACCGTCATGCGCCGACCTGGCTGATGCAAATGACGTCACTTTTGACGCCTGATGATAAGGAAAAGCTCAGTCAGGCCGTGCTCGGTGCAACCGGTGCCCGAATGCTGCGGGAAGCGGCCGAATTGTTCGAAACCATCAGTACCGAATTCCCCCTGGTTTTGATTATCGACGACCTGCATTGGGGCGATTTCGCCACGGTCGATCTGATTTCCCTACTGGGGCGCCGGAGTACGCCGGCTCAATTGCTCGTAATCGCGACCTATCGGCCGGTCGACGTGACATTGAACCAACACCCGATCCGGCGGATCAGGCAGGAATTACAGGCGCGCGGCTTATGCGCGGAGCTGGCCTTGAGCGGCTTGGGCGAGGACGAAATCAAGGAATATCTGGCCTTGCGATACCCCGAAGATCGTGCGCATGAGGCCTTGTCGTCGTCCCTTTACCGGTGGACCGAAGGGCATCCCTTTTTCATGGTCAATCTGGTGGATCATTTGGTCGGCTTGGGGCGATTGTCGTCCGGCGTCTACGATCAGAGCGCCAATCTGGTGATACCCGACAGTCTTCTCGAAATGATAGACGCACAGATCGACCGATTGAGCAGCTCCGAACGGCGCTTGCTCGAAATTGCGAGCGTGTTCGGCACCGAATGGTCTGCGGCACTGCTGGCCGCCGTGTCGGGCGAAGACTTGGCGACGGTCGAACTGTGTTGCGACGAACTCAGCCGGCGCGGACAGATGCTGGATTCATGCGGTGCCGACGAGTGGCCGGATGGGGTTGTCGCGGGACGTTACTGTTTTCGCCATTCTCTTTACAGTGAAATCCTTTATCGTCGCCTCGCGCCCGGGCGCCGCATGCAATTGCACCGGTCAACGGGGGAATGGCTGGAAAACAGCTACGGCGGGAAGGCGCAAAAGATCGCGGCGGAATTGGCCAATCATTTCGAGCTGGGCAGGCAATCGTCCAAGGCCATCTCATATCTGTCTCTGGCGGCGGAGAATGCTCTACACCGATACGCCAATCGGGAAGCCATACACTATTTCAGTCATGCGCTGAGCCTGGCCGAGTCTCTTCCGAAGGAGGAACGCGATGTACTCGCCATGAAATTGATGCTCAAACGGGGCGTGGTGAAGCGTTCCATGGACGATGCCGATGGCGCGGTGCAGGACTTCGTGTCCGTACGCGAGATCGCCGCCGCGGCGGGACTCCCGCTCTGGGAGCTCAATGCCTTGATGGAACAGTGCCGGGTCTATTATTGGGTCGATCGGCCCCGTTGCCTGGCTTTGGTAACTCAGGCGGTCGAGCGTGCCCGAACCTTGAACGACGAGATGATCGAAATCTACATCGTCGGTTCCTATGCCGGATGGCATAACACCTTGAAAGGGTGGAGCGACGACTACATTCAGGATAGCCGACGGGCTCTGGATTTGGCGCGTGCCACGCAGAATCGCGAAATGCTCAATTCTGAACTCGCCTTGCATTCCAATTTTAATTACGCACGGGGCGATTATCGCTCGGCGATCGCTGTGGCTCACGAGGCGAGAGAGATTGCGCAGCATCGGGGCGACGCGTTGAAATACCTGATTTGCGAGGCCTTGCGCATAAGGTCGCTGATCCATCTCGGAGAGCTCGGCGAGGCCCGGCGCCATGCCGCCAATGCCTTACAAATGGCTGATCGCAACGGAAATGTTTTTGCGATCAATCATTTCACTCTGCTGATGAGCTGGATACATGAACTGGCGTTCGACTACCAAGGCGCGCTGCACCTGTGTCAATCCGCCAAAAAAAAAGTGCAGGACCAGCGGATTTCGTCGAGCGAATTCTTCGGATTAATCCGGCTGGCTTCGGCTCATTTGGGTTTGAGGCAATACGCCAAAGCCTTCGAAAATCTGTTCAAAGCCGATCAATTGCTGGAGGCCTGTCAGGGATTGATGGATTGGTATCTCCGTCCGCTCTTTTACCTGGGCAGCGGCGAGTACTGGCTCACGCAAGATCAATGGGAAAATGTGGAAGAACAGGCTGGGAAGCTTTGCGAGCTCGCCGCCTTGCCTCCTGATCCGGCTTACCTCGCCCTCGGACATCGGTTGTTGGCGGAAGTAGCCATAGGACGAAACGCGCTCGATACGGCAAGTGCCGAAGTCGAGCAAGCGCTGTCCTTTCTCGGGAAGGTCGAGGCTCCCATTGCGGAATGGCAGGTATATGCCACTGCGGCGAAACTCGATAGTCGAAAGGGACACCTTCAGGAAGCCGAAACCTACCGCTGCCGCAGCGCCGAGGTGCTCAGGCGTTTGGCCGACTCCATGGATCAGGCCGATGCCTTACGCCAGTCGCTGTTGCAGCATCCGCTATTGAACGGTGCTTGCGAATGA